Proteins from a single region of Synergistaceae bacterium:
- a CDS encoding DUF401 family protein — MGRGLPLYLSMVLSSLLGFFLFRLSPSSALGIIIKGVSSQTTINLILAFYSITFLQRMMEKREHLALAETSLTRLFGSRRINAMVAPFVIGILPSAGAVLIARPIVDNAAGDSLSVEERCFVSTYFRHISEIFLPTYATIILAMTLSGISMTSFVLAMLPMVFVLFFLGYIFYVRKIPKSQVPDGVNKKEELKNLFISLWAIGLSIILILSFNMKVHLAVIPVLLLSILVNRFSWEELRPMFVSAFEYKLIAATLAIMVFKELLVFTGVIDQLPQVFSGLPLPPVVIFGAIFFLGTLLAGSQAMVAMMMPVSVATLGSDLGVIIFLMSMTYISSQISPTHVCLGIITEAYELPFTSLVKKTLPVVVVFVLISSTYSFLLHFLFG; from the coding sequence ATGGGCAGGGGTCTACCCCTTTATTTATCCATGGTCTTAAGTAGCCTTCTTGGCTTTTTTCTTTTTAGGCTTAGCCCCTCTTCGGCTCTTGGAATAATTATTAAGGGGGTTAGTTCCCAAACTACAATTAACCTGATCCTAGCCTTTTATTCAATAACCTTTTTACAGAGGATGATGGAGAAAAGAGAGCACCTGGCTCTGGCAGAGACTTCTCTAACCAGGCTCTTTGGTTCTAGAAGGATAAATGCTATGGTGGCTCCCTTTGTAATAGGAATTTTGCCATCTGCAGGAGCTGTGCTTATTGCCAGACCCATAGTGGATAATGCAGCAGGAGACTCTCTAAGTGTTGAAGAAAGATGCTTTGTTTCAACCTACTTTAGGCATATTTCGGAGATTTTTCTACCCACCTATGCGACAATTATTTTGGCCATGACCTTGTCAGGAATTTCAATGACTAGCTTTGTTCTTGCCATGCTTCCCATGGTTTTTGTACTTTTCTTTTTGGGCTATATCTTCTATGTGAGAAAGATTCCTAAGTCCCAGGTACCAGATGGAGTGAATAAAAAAGAAGAGCTTAAGAATCTTTTTATTAGCCTCTGGGCAATAGGCCTTAGTATTATCCTTATTCTTAGCTTTAACATGAAGGTCCATCTGGCAGTTATACCTGTACTCCTGCTTTCGATTTTAGTTAATAGGTTTAGCTGGGAGGAGCTTAGGCCCATGTTTGTTTCGGCCTTTGAGTATAAACTTATTGCTGCAACTCTTGCAATTATGGTCTTTAAGGAGCTCCTAGTCTTTACTGGTGTAATTGACCAGCTGCCCCAGGTGTTTTCAGGTCTGCCCCTTCCTCCTGTGGTTATATTTGGAGCAATCTTTTTTCTGGGAACCCTGCTTGCAGGCAGCCAGGCCATGGTGGCCATGATGATGCCAGTAAGCGTGGCAACCCTTGGAAGCGACCTAGGAGTTATAATCTTTCTTATGAGCATGACCTATATTTCAAGTCAGATTTCTCCCACCCATGTTTGCCTGGGTATTATTACTGAGGCCTATGAGTTGCCCTTTACAAGTCTTGTAAAAAAGACCCTGCCAGTTGTGGTGGTCTTTGTGCTAATTAGTTCGACTTACTCGTTTTTATTACATTTCTTATTTGGTTAG
- a CDS encoding 3-hydroxybutyrate dehydrogenase, whose translation MKGKIAIVTGAASGIGLATSKALAKEGVSLVMADINGEALEREAKALGALAVKVDLSQAQQCKALVEQAVQEYGGVDILINIAGIQKVSPIEDFPEESWDFMISLMLSAPFYLTKYVWPYMKERGWGRIIHLNSIHGIVASEYKSAYVSAKHGLTGLTKVSALEGGPYGITVNSICPAYVKTPLVEKQIRDQSLVHGISEEEVVEKVMLEKAVIKKLLDPQVIADAIVFLSSESASQITGINLPIDGGWTSA comes from the coding sequence ATGAAAGGAAAAATTGCTATTGTTACTGGAGCGGCTAGTGGAATTGGCCTAGCTACTAGTAAGGCCCTGGCTAAGGAGGGGGTCAGCCTAGTTATGGCAGATATTAATGGGGAGGCCCTTGAAAGAGAGGCCAAGGCCCTTGGAGCCCTAGCTGTTAAAGTGGACCTTTCCCAGGCCCAGCAGTGTAAAGCTCTTGTTGAACAGGCGGTCCAGGAATATGGCGGAGTGGATATCTTGATTAATATTGCTGGAATCCAGAAGGTTTCTCCCATTGAAGATTTCCCAGAGGAAAGCTGGGACTTTATGATAAGCCTTATGTTATCTGCTCCATTCTATCTGACTAAATATGTTTGGCCCTATATGAAAGAGAGAGGGTGGGGTAGGATTATTCATCTCAACTCCATCCATGGCATTGTGGCCTCGGAGTATAAAAGTGCCTATGTTTCTGCCAAGCACGGACTAACTGGCCTAACCAAGGTTTCAGCCCTTGAAGGTGGCCCCTATGGAATTACAGTTAATTCTATCTGCCCAGCCTATGTAAAGACTCCTCTAGTAGAAAAACAGATTAGGGACCAGAGTCTGGTTCATGGTATAAGTGAAGAAGAGGTGGTGGAGAAGGTTATGCTTGAAAAAGCAGTTATTAAAAAGCTTCTTGACCCCCAGGTTATAGCAGATGCAATTGTTTTTTTATCCTCTGAGAGCGCATCTCAGATAACAGGAATAAATTTACCAATAGATGGAGGTTGGACCTCAGCTTAG
- a CDS encoding alpha/beta hydrolase: MEVGPQLRKEYEVIFTTSDKVELSYELKGDGRTIVLIHGWSGNSDNFKPVVEELSKNYRVLTYDHRGHGFSGHPLYGYSLERLAQDLEELLEYLSLEDVLLVGWSMGAMTLFDYVRQFGTARLSGVVIVDMTPKLMNDGDWKLGLYDGSYEKTQSDRDLSQMFSRFDLFTVDFMKKVMPYLTDELMLQMAEQQAASGIPEPSLLALTGLWHAMGTADYREDLKKIDLPTRIFRGQLKSLYSRETADYISERIPGCKIIEFEGASHMLAIERADKFVKELGEFAQEVW, translated from the coding sequence ATGGAGGTTGGACCTCAGCTTAGAAAGGAGTATGAAGTGATATTTACAACTAGTGACAAGGTGGAATTGAGCTATGAACTTAAGGGAGACGGGAGGACAATAGTCCTCATTCACGGATGGTCTGGTAATAGTGATAACTTCAAACCAGTAGTGGAGGAGCTTTCTAAGAATTATAGAGTACTTACCTATGATCACAGAGGGCATGGTTTTTCTGGGCACCCACTTTATGGCTATAGTCTTGAAAGGCTAGCCCAGGATCTTGAGGAACTATTAGAGTACCTTAGTTTAGAGGATGTACTTTTAGTTGGATGGTCTATGGGGGCTATGACACTCTTTGATTATGTAAGGCAGTTTGGAACAGCTAGGCTTAGTGGAGTTGTTATTGTTGATATGACTCCTAAACTTATGAATGATGGGGATTGGAAACTTGGGCTCTATGATGGAAGCTATGAAAAGACACAAAGTGATAGGGATCTTAGCCAGATGTTTAGTCGTTTTGATTTATTCACAGTAGACTTTATGAAAAAGGTTATGCCATATTTGACAGATGAGCTAATGTTACAGATGGCTGAGCAGCAAGCTGCCTCTGGAATTCCTGAACCCAGTCTCCTAGCCCTTACTGGGCTATGGCATGCAATGGGTACTGCGGATTATAGGGAGGATTTAAAGAAGATTGATTTGCCTACTAGAATTTTTAGGGGTCAGCTTAAATCCCTCTATTCAAGAGAAACAGCGGATTATATATCTGAGAGAATACCAGGATGCAAAATTATTGAGTTTGAAGGAGCTAGTCATATGCTAGCAATAGAGAGGGCTGATAAGTTTGTAAAAGAACTTGGGGAATTTGCCCAAGAAGTTTGGTAA